A stretch of the Lolium perenne isolate Kyuss_39 chromosome 3, Kyuss_2.0, whole genome shotgun sequence genome encodes the following:
- the LOC127343457 gene encoding farnesyl pyrophosphate synthase isoform X2, protein MAAEEVAGTTATFRRVYETLKAELLRDSAFDFNEDAVRWLDAMLDYNVLSGKLNRGLAVIESYKLLKAGSEPSEDEVFLACILGWGIEWLQAYFLVLDDVMDNSQTRRGKPCWYRLPKVGLIAINDGLILRSQISRIFKRYFYGKTYYVDLLDLFNEVEFKTTSGELLDQIITNEGKKDLSKYTTDNYRRIVEYKTAYYSFYLPVASALLLSGWNLDDYVQTTHILVEMGVYFQIQDDYLDCFGDPEVMGKIGTDIEDYKCSWLFVQALSRVNEQQKGILFENYGKSDPASVEKVKALYKELNLEMAFSQYERETYENLTSDIEAQPNEAVQAVLKSFLHKIYRRRK, encoded by the exons ATGGCCGCGGAAGAGGTGGCGGGCACGACGGCGACGTTCCGGCGCGTGTACGAAACCCTCAAGGCCGAGcttctccgggactccgccttcgacTTCAACGAGGACGCCGTCCGGTGGCTCGACGCT ATGCTGGACTACAACGTGCTCAGTG GAAAACTGAACCGTGGCTTGGCGGTTATTGAGAGCTATAAACTGTTGAAAGCTGGGTCTGAACCGAGCGAGGATGAAGTGTTCCTCGCTTGCATTCTTGGCTGGGGCATTGAATGG CTTCAGGCGTACTTTCTAGTTCTTGATGATGTCATGGATAATTCTCAAACCAGGCGAGGAAAGCCTTGTTGGTATAGACTACCAAAG GTTGGCCTCATTGCCATAAATGATGGACTTATCCTTCGCAGCCAAATTTCAAGGATCTTCAAGCGATACTTTTACGGAAAAACTTACTATGTTGATCTCCTAGACTTATTCAACGAG GTCGAGTTTAAGACGACTTCAGGCGAGTTGTTGGACCAAATCATAACAAATGAAGGGAAGAAAGATTTGAGCAAGTATACTACAGATAA TTACCGCCGCATTGTTGAATACAAAACAGCTTACTATTCATTTTATTTGCCG GTCGCTTCTGCACTGCTTTTGTCCGGTTGGAATTTGGATGACTATGTTCAAACAACGCACATCCTAGTTGAAATGGGTGTTTACTTCCAAATTCAG GACGATTATCTTGACTGTTTTGGTGATCCGGAAGTTATGGGCAAG ATTGGAACGGACATTGAAGACTACAAGTGCTCGTGGCTATTTGTTCAAGCACTTTCCCGCGTCAATGAGCAGCAAAAGGGCATCTTATTT GAAAATTATGGAAAATCAGATCCTGCTAGTGTCGAAAAAGTGAAGGCTCTGTATAAAGAGCTCAATCTCGAG ATGGCGTTCTCTCAGTATGAAAGGGAGACTTATGAAAATCTGACCTCAGACATCGAGGCACAACCGAATGAAGCAGTACAAGCAGTGTTGAAATCATTTTTGCATAAGATATACAGGAGGAGGAAATAG
- the LOC127343457 gene encoding farnesyl pyrophosphate synthase isoform X1, translating into MAAEEVAGTTATFRRVYETLKAELLRDSAFDFNEDAVRWLDAQMLDYNVLSGKLNRGLAVIESYKLLKAGSEPSEDEVFLACILGWGIEWLQAYFLVLDDVMDNSQTRRGKPCWYRLPKVGLIAINDGLILRSQISRIFKRYFYGKTYYVDLLDLFNEVEFKTTSGELLDQIITNEGKKDLSKYTTDNYRRIVEYKTAYYSFYLPVASALLLSGWNLDDYVQTTHILVEMGVYFQIQDDYLDCFGDPEVMGKIGTDIEDYKCSWLFVQALSRVNEQQKGILFENYGKSDPASVEKVKALYKELNLEMAFSQYERETYENLTSDIEAQPNEAVQAVLKSFLHKIYRRRK; encoded by the exons ATGGCCGCGGAAGAGGTGGCGGGCACGACGGCGACGTTCCGGCGCGTGTACGAAACCCTCAAGGCCGAGcttctccgggactccgccttcgacTTCAACGAGGACGCCGTCCGGTGGCTCGACGCT CAGATGCTGGACTACAACGTGCTCAGTG GAAAACTGAACCGTGGCTTGGCGGTTATTGAGAGCTATAAACTGTTGAAAGCTGGGTCTGAACCGAGCGAGGATGAAGTGTTCCTCGCTTGCATTCTTGGCTGGGGCATTGAATGG CTTCAGGCGTACTTTCTAGTTCTTGATGATGTCATGGATAATTCTCAAACCAGGCGAGGAAAGCCTTGTTGGTATAGACTACCAAAG GTTGGCCTCATTGCCATAAATGATGGACTTATCCTTCGCAGCCAAATTTCAAGGATCTTCAAGCGATACTTTTACGGAAAAACTTACTATGTTGATCTCCTAGACTTATTCAACGAG GTCGAGTTTAAGACGACTTCAGGCGAGTTGTTGGACCAAATCATAACAAATGAAGGGAAGAAAGATTTGAGCAAGTATACTACAGATAA TTACCGCCGCATTGTTGAATACAAAACAGCTTACTATTCATTTTATTTGCCG GTCGCTTCTGCACTGCTTTTGTCCGGTTGGAATTTGGATGACTATGTTCAAACAACGCACATCCTAGTTGAAATGGGTGTTTACTTCCAAATTCAG GACGATTATCTTGACTGTTTTGGTGATCCGGAAGTTATGGGCAAG ATTGGAACGGACATTGAAGACTACAAGTGCTCGTGGCTATTTGTTCAAGCACTTTCCCGCGTCAATGAGCAGCAAAAGGGCATCTTATTT GAAAATTATGGAAAATCAGATCCTGCTAGTGTCGAAAAAGTGAAGGCTCTGTATAAAGAGCTCAATCTCGAG ATGGCGTTCTCTCAGTATGAAAGGGAGACTTATGAAAATCTGACCTCAGACATCGAGGCACAACCGAATGAAGCAGTACAAGCAGTGTTGAAATCATTTTTGCATAAGATATACAGGAGGAGGAAATAG
- the LOC127343455 gene encoding putative D-cysteine desulfhydrase 2, mitochondrial → MMRPAPALAGGGRTLANILSATEWMLPTAATQVHTVSVLPSHPSSPPGNLAFSNLTTAPKSSGGKGEEQGIPRFDVVRDDLLHPLANGNKARKLDALLPLLRRRGATDLITCGGCQSAHAAAVAVHCAEWGIRSHLLLRGEQLDVPTGYNLISLMFGNVTYAARSVYAHRDEMLYEHARKVAGTNGTVLWADDIVRDDFAVDEENAHENDSKRVVIVKEGAGTVQALLGVMRLVEHLSNLSSFQKDEVHIVVDAGTGTTAVGLALGAVCLGLHWRVTAVMLADTLERFQEQEKSLISDFKALCHEDCRDVIGADGLVHWVDRSSPRKFGKVLSGEISSCRHVAQQTGILLDPVYTLAAWEQAVDLCRGEDRGAKVVMIHTGGTLGLFGLAQRYPQHFSAANGQS, encoded by the exons atgaTGCGGCCAGCGCCGGCGCTCGCCGGCGGCGGCAGGACGCTCGCGAACATTCTCTCCGCCACGGAGTGGATGCTTCCCACCGCGGCCACCCAAGTCCACACCGTCTCCGTCCTCCCCTCCCACCCATCGTCCCCTCCTGGCAACCTCGCCTTCTCCAACCTTACCACGGCGCCTAAGAGCAGCGGCGGTAAAGGGGAAGAGCAGGGGATCCCGAGGTTCGACGTGGTGCGAGACGACCTCCTCCACCCCCTCGCCAACGGTAACAAGGCCCGCAAGCTCGACGCCTTGCTgccgctcctccgccgccgcggcgCCACCGACTTG ATAACATGCGGGGGTTGCCAGAGCGCTCATGCGGCAGCCGTCG CGGTCCATTGTGCGGAATGGGGAATCAGGTCACACCTACTGCTGAGAGGAGAGCAGCTAGATGTCCCGACAGGCTACAATTTGATCTCCTTGATGTTTGGCAACGTGACTTATGCTGCTCGATCAGTCTATGCACATCGAGATGAGATGCTTTATGAGCATGCCAGGAAGGTTGCTGGTACCAACGGAACAGTGCTGTGGGCTGATGATATTGTCAGGGATGATTTTGCTGTGGACGAAGAGAATGCTCATGAAAATGATTCAAAAAGAGTGGTGATTGTAAAGGAAGGGGCTGGTACTGTTCAAGCTCTTCTAG GTGTTATGCGGCTAGTGGAGCACCTCTCTAATTTGTCATCATTTCAGAAAGATGAAGTCCATATCGTTGTGGATGCTGGAACAGGCACAACAGCTGTTGGCTTAGCTCTTGGAGCGGTATGTTTAGG ACTTCATTGGAGGGTAACTGCTGTCATGCTTGCTGACACACTTGAAAGATTTCAAGAACAGGAGAAATCCTTGATATCTGATTTTAAGGCGCTTTGCCATGAAGACTGTCGGGACGTGATCGGGGCAGATGGTCTAGTTCACTGGGTGGACCGCTCTTCACCAAGAAA ATTCGGCAAGGTGTTGAGTGGCGAAATCTCGTCGTGCCGCCACGTCGCTCAGCAGACCGGCATCCTTCTTGACCCCGTGTACACCTTGGCCGCCTGGGAGCAAGCTGTCGATCTATGCCGTGGAGAGGACAGAGGAGCGAAAGTTGTCATGATCCACACCGGCGGAACCCTCGGCCTGTTCGGGCTGGCGCAAAGGTATCCCCAGCACTTCTCAGCAGCAAACGGGCAATCTTAA